The DNA sequence ACTTCTGTTTGCCTGACTGCGGGTCCCATGTCTGGGTCCCGTTTAAGAGGATTGATGCAGCTCCTTTTAAAGTTTGGAGTTGTTTCCAAGATGAGCACTCCTGGCTCTTTAGCAGTGTGAGCTAATCTGTTGGCAGCGACCTGGGTGCCGGTGGGGAGGTTGAGTCCTGTGGTGTGAGTCAGCAGGTTAAACCATTTAATTTCATGCTGCACCCACAAAGTGGAACTGAGTGGTGGTGACTCAGTCCCTGGGGAATGTGAATGACTAAAGCCAACTACAAGAGAAAAGGTGGCGACTCTAGCCAATGAAACAGGAGGGTCACAGACAAATATCCCTGCTTGCAGAAAGCCTCAAATCACACAGGTGGTTACatctcatgggagttttacttaaaaatgttctgaatgcaaaaagaaaaatgattggttaagAGGGGTAATAGTATTGTAGCAGACGTGATTCCAAGCAACTGGGGAGGCGGGACTAACCAACCTAATGTCTTGACCACgcttcctctagttgcttggccCCACCTACTCAACACTggttgtctctctgtctgtaccaatgatttttccttctgcccccagaatatatttgtgtaagtaaaactcccacgagtgtGGTCACGTGTATGAAAGCAATTATCCATCGGCAGCTAACAGCGCACCCAGAGGGGTGGAGATGGAGATCTGGTTCTGATCTCCTCTGGTAGAACATTTCTAACCCACATGCAACTCCATGTGGCGATCTTCCCCGTTTCAAGACGGCGGACTCCGGCATCAGCGCGATTTCCTGCATGCTGTGTCTGCAGCTGCGAACTCCCCGTGTGCCAATCACGATGCGCCCCCAGAAGCGTCTGTCCGCCAGGCAGCCGTAGAGAACAGCGTACCTTCACTGATGGCTGGACCTTCTGGTGCCGCTTAATCGCCACAGAGCGGATTTCATTTCCATCTGTGGAAACGGAAATGGAAAGTGGAATCAGATCCAGCAACCTGATGGAAACCTGATGTAACTCAGAAGCACTCTTCAAAACAATGATCACAAAACACATCTGGAGTCAACATCGCTATCGACATCGACCCTAATCTGTTCACACCTTATGTAGAAGAGAGTAAAAAGATTAAAAAACTAATCAGCTAAGTAGATGATAGACAACATCTAGTACTAAATTCATCGATCTATcgatcttctaactgcttattctGGTCAGTGTGGCTGGCATCCCCAGAAGTACTTACTAGTGACTAAATATTGAGGAAACATTCTGAGATTTTTACTGGCAGGCTTTGAGAATTTCGAGATTTGTGAAACCCCATGTTTCTTTGTAAATAACCTCTTTCCCAGACAAGAAATCAAGCCTGTTCACCGTTCACAGAAGCGTCAGTCACCAAGCAGAAATACTGTGTAGACAGAACTGCAGCCAGCACAAAGCCTAGAGACTCCCTCCCCCATGAACGCCTTCCTCACAATGCTGCTGCTTCTTGTCAGAAACCAGAGTGTTTTTTAGTTTTTACTTCCCCCTCAGGGACTAAAACAGATTTAGCTTTCCTAGCCAAGCCTGCTTCTGTAGGGCCTGTCCGGCTCCCGATAATTAAGCCTGGGCAATGACAGCAAAGTTTAGGGCCGCATTACGAGTTTAACTGGAACCATAAGGTTGCTTCTCTTTCCCAGTATTCTTTAGCCCAGTCCTATGTCattagtgtgcatgtacatgcgTCGGGACTGTAACCGCACTGCATGTCAGTGCAACCTGGCTGGATACTTTCTTTCTGCCTTTTTCCTCTTCATAACCTCTTCTCCTGTCACCATCAGATTGGAAAAATACAAGTGCTCTTAATTTACCACATATGCCCTCTTTTGGTACAAAAAACTAAACGTGAGGGAAGCCTGCGACCTGTGGGAAGGCAGGGTTTGACATCCAACCCCTCCTACATGCAACCCCACCCACATCCGACCTGACCCACATCCAACCCCTCCCATATGCAACCTGGCCCACATCTTACCCATCCCACGTCCAACCTGGCCCTCTCATAACGTGAAAAGAAACACCGATGTCCAACAAATCTTCAAGCAGAAGCAGAAGTGTGAGCTGAAGCGAACTCAGCAAACTATGGTGTTTAATTCGCCTGAAAATCCACATACGTCACATAAAAACCACACATGTATACAGTATGCGACACAGAGCAGCATCCACGAGTGGACAATCACCATCACAAGGGCGTATTTTTGCTCCGCACACACAAATGGGAATAACAATACACAGGCAAGCTGGTGAGGTGACGCACGGTCAGCCGGGATGGATAAGCAGAGAATAACAAATTGTCAAAAATACAAGTTTCTTGTTATGCGAGTTTGAAATAAATCTTTTTTGCTGTTGCTTTTTAGTCAGGCAGGATCTCACTACAGCGATATGAAACTGATAAAAAGCTTTCAGCACAGTAAACCTCACATGCTAAGGAATGCAcatataaccccccccctcccccatcgcaTCTTGCACAAGCAGTCTCACGCCAAGCCACAGCCACTCAAAAAATGCTATTTTAACTGCGTTCGCACGGGCAACAAAATACAACGCATATGAGATATGAGTGGGACAGTGAAAGACTATGTTATGAAACTGCTaacaaggacccccccccctccccaccaggcTGGGATGGGGTAGAGTGGGATACATTGTAGGGGGGGACTAAAAAGGTTTCTTGGGGGCCTGAGAAGCAAGGGAAGACTTTTAGCCTGCATTTGTCTTTTCTCGCTGATTCGTGAGATCAGTCAAACAAATGATAGAAGCCAGTGATGGTGTGTGggcagggggggtggggcagggggggtcgAGTGAACAAGCAACCTAAATTAAGCAGGAAGTGGATGGAAGACACACCCAAGCCTCAGCAGATAGCTGCTCGGGGTTCCCCTGTCAGAGAAGAAAGCAGAAACGAAATCCTTAAAATATGGAAAAACTCCTCTCGGCCCGGAAAGACTACTTGATCCTGTTCCTGTTTCCGTGGTTTCTGTACACGTTGTTATTTTTTGGACTAATGTTTGTTGTGAGCTGGTGATAtctagggggtggggggggggggggttgtgcacTCTCTAATATTCTTAAAACCTTAAAACCTGAAGCTGAGAAAACAGCAGAGAGCAAAGACAGATGCCTGGACAAGAACACGGGGAGAGGAGAAGAGTCTATGAAAGAgaattaaagggggggggggaggcttttAAGGAGGATGCTGAGGATGGGGGGGTAGAAATCCTCCAGCAGGCCATATCACGACAGGATTTCTACTTCCATGTGTTTTCTGGGTGGCAGCCATGCTGAGAAAGTTGGCTGTAGCTCAGCTATATGGCTAGTGTTTGCTGGAGGCTTACAGGACGTAGTCTAAACCAATGACCAGCCAAGGATAACAGTCGCTACTGCCGTGGTCAGACATAGGCCTCTCCCGTAGCATCCCGAACGGCACTGCCGCCACCCAAACACTCTCCCCTGTCTCCCCGCAGTCATTGTGTGCAGAGACACAGCCCAGCATCTGGTAGGTACCTCAGCAGCTACCGGCTTCACAGCTGCCTTTCAGGCATCCACACCACAAACCGTGGGGTGAACGTGCCACCGCTCCACAGCCGGTTCTGACGAGGGACATCTGGAGACGCATGAAGCTGTCAGCTCTGCCTTGATCTCTAACATGAGAAGCGCAGGCAGTAAGATATCATTTGCAGGCTCATTCGGAAATGCTACCCCGGAGTTGGCAAACAGAGATCACATTTTAAATCGCATTGCTGCTTACGCTGCCTTTATTTAATAACTCAACCCATGGTTTATTTAAACAGATGATTTCCCCAAATGCATCTCCCCAATGGTAAAATTACTGAGGCTTAAGAAAGTACTATAAACCTATAAAATAGTTATATTTTTAGGGGGAAGGAATTTCAATTCACACAACAGAGATGCTAAACATCACATAACATGCAGCAAATCAATGAACGCGGAAAAAGAAATTTTACTGGTTGGCTTCTTATCATATGTGGACCTACTTTTATAGACCTTCACTTTTCTTTCCTTCCATTTCCCAACTGGCCCAGAGCGGCCAATCAGGAAACTCGATCGACTTCCTGATTGTGCTGCTTAGCTGTCGTGCCATTCAGAAACAAAACAATTTCACACGTTTAATACTCTACAAAGACGCTTCAGAATGTTAACCAGCAAGtcttcacatacacacacaagcaaTAGGCCACTATTGCTCTGCACAGAGAAACGTGCAAATACACGGCATGCGTGTCAGTGTGGTCGCTTGTCCTTCGTAACTGACTGAGCGCAGTGCGCAGTTGCAGAGGTGCCAGTGCTAATCGCTCACTATGGCTAATCACTGGACGTTTTCTCAAACGATGGATGTTAGAATGAGACCAGGCAGggcagaaacagtcagactgcTTCAACAGTTCAATATACTATTTATTATCTATTTTCTTTAAATGTCAGTAAAATTTATCGGGATAATAAGACTTGACCTGCGGTTTCGTTTATCAAAGTTCCCCCCAAAACAAAAGTTTCTCAATGACAAAGAAATGTACTTTTTTTTCAGATGCTGTCAACTGTCAGAATGACTTTCAGTTCTTAGGGGAGAAAGACCAGGACGACCTGGATGAGTTACTGAAGAGCATAACCTCCCCCCCAAGAATTAGATATTTTACAGAAACCTGGTGGCAACAGTATACAAGTAAGACACTAAGATCACATTTAACACGTTTTTATCGTGATGGGATACTCATGATGCACCCTTTCAAAAGCCTTAAAGgtttctttaaaaaattaaGTTGAAATGTATAgatcccagggggaaattcttGCACATTAAGCAGCAAAGTAAGTAGAGCACAGATGAACATAAATGTGTAAAACAGACAAGGTGCAAAACACATAGtgcaaacaaataaagcaggatGCAAACGAGAAGCATATGGTACACAAACAGAAATATCCGGGGGAAAACAGAATAttgataaaataaatattttaacataAGAGTAATAGTGATGATagataatacattttaaaaatgtgagCCTGGGAAATTGCTATAAATGGAAAGATCGGGAAGATGACAGAGGAAGCTTTCTTTGAATCGTTGAAGGAAAGGATGAGACTCGTGGCGACGACATTTTCACAGATCTGCCCGATGTCAGCGAGATGGAGTATTCGGACGTGGAGAGCGTGACCAGCGTCTACCGTGTTCACAAGGTGAAGGGCGGCAGACAGCCATCGCCACCGCACGCCAAAGCACAAGCAGCCAGGCTTCCATTTAAAGATCCATTTAAGATTCTGCCACTGGCAGTTAACTAATGAACTTCATTAGCTGGTTACATTGATTGCATTTATTACGTCATTCTATTCTCGTACTTTTCATTTGCAGTGATTTCGTTTTTAGAACCAGGCTTGGGCACCGGCCAGTAGGAGCACTTGGAGAATTCCTACTCGTCTCGCCTGGCTTTCAGAGCAGACCTTAGAATAATCAGACGGTGAAACTAACTAGATGCTTCAGTGCAAAATGCACATGAAGTATGACTGCGCCCCAGTCATGTTGTTTACCCTAAAAATTAACCTCAACTCTGTAAcactataattattattatttgtaccATATATTATGGAATTGACCTTTACTGAAAAATGAAAAGCTGTGTGTCGCTTTTATCCAACATTCTTTtggaacatccccccccccccccacacacacacacacacacaccctccctgGTCTGGTTTTGAAAtttttctttgcaatgctgtGAGCTTGTGATTAATCTGGATCTGCTCAATGCTGATCTAATGCCTGCTTGGTATGTTGTCGCACCATCACCTGTAGTAATTTTTCTTTTCTGCAGGCTGAAATCCATTGTGTGGAGAAGGAGAAGATTAATAACAGGGATGCAGTTAAAATCACACTTAACCATGCATCTAACTGCGTGAGTATGGAGGAGCTTGTCCCATGCTCAGGGCTCACTTTCCTCTTTTGATTTGGCCAGGTTCACCAGGTAGCGGTGTGGCCTCTTACCGGTTATGGGTTGGAATCCTGACCGCAGCTgcttgtgtgtggagcttgcatgttagCCCTGGATTTCCTGCTGTGATTCAGATTGGTGAAAGGCTTCCCTTTAATGTGTCTGTGTGACTGCCTTTAGCTTGCGTCTTCATCCTTGTTCACTGTGCCTCCTAAGATAGGTTGCAGGCTCACCATGACCCCTCATTGAATAAGCGGATGGGTAATTTCAGTATTTCAAATGTCTCAGATTGTTTATAATGGCAAGAGAGCCAAGCAAAACAAAATCAAATATGATGATGGAGCTATTACAGTTACAGAATGTGACAACTGAATATTGGATTAAAAatgtacacagacagacagactagatagatagatagatagacagacagacagacagacagatagacagacagacagagagacagacagatagatagatagatagatagatagatagatagatagatagacagacagacagacagacaaacagacagacagacagatagacagacagacagagacagacagatagacagacagatagatagatagatagatagatagatagatagatagatagatagacagacagatagacagacagacagatagatagatagatagatagatagatagatagatagatagatagatagatagatagatagatagatagatagatagatagatagatagatgatagatagatagatagatagatagatgtcaTATGAGCAGTCCTTCATACATAAAGTCCTCAGGGAAAGATGTTGGGGGTACTATGGGGAATTCTGGGCagaatgagtgtgtgtttgAGCTCAGCCATTTTAAAAAGCGTAGTCCAGGCCCTCGTTTCAATGAATTTGTCCCATCTGTCCTTTTAGGCGCTAACCAAAGTCAAGATTCTAAATGCCTTACCAGATATATGCAAAACCGACTGCAAGATTGAATTTTTCCAAGAAGAAAACTCCAAACAAGTAATCATGTCAGGCAAAACCATTGAAGGTTAgtttttgtttgcatttttgGTCACTTTCACCTAATAATTTCCCGAatcatctgaaaaaaaaaatgtggattTGTCTTAAATTACAGATGATGCACAGGCTATGGCCATGACGCTCAACAAAGAAAAGGTCAAGAAAAAGGTAAGCTGTCATTTTAACTGAGATTTTGCGCAAAAGAAGCTTGTTCAACATATACAATGTCATTCAAGCATCCTGAGGGTTAATGCTCATTACTCTGAACTGTGGTTGGGATCCAGTGTCTTTGTCCAAAATGACGGTTCTGATTTGACCGTCGTAAATCACAGCTCTTATTTAACATCCAGTCCAACTTCCCAGTTTCCCACAgatgaatggctgtcatcagtgGCATATCAGCCCTGCTTTTGTGGCCGTGTGGAATTTGAAGTCAATGTGTTTCCACTAGAGTTCCTCGGCACTTTATTAAAAATATCTAGGGTATGTTAAATAAACATCACCATAAGCATCACATAGTGCAATGCTAAACTGTGTCTTCCTATGCCTAACATTTTGAAGGCAACAAAAGCTGTTCTAGTCCCATTTGGGTGCATTTAACTGAAGACTCAT is a window from the Brienomyrus brachyistius isolate T26 chromosome 8, BBRACH_0.4, whole genome shotgun sequence genome containing:
- the si:ch211-286o17.1 gene encoding uncharacterized protein si:ch211-286o17.1 isoform X4 — encoded protein: MPAVSLRRNGDWMKLGFTLVVSMWICHDAVNCQNDFQFLGEKDQDDLDELLKSITSPPRIRYFTETWWQQYTRKDETRGDDIFTDLPDVSEMEYSDVESVTSVYRVHKAEIHCVEKEKINNRDAVKITLNHASNCALTKVKILNALPDICKTDCKIEFFQEENSKQVIMSGKTIEDDAQAMAMTLNKEKVKKKMDLKEAVPYWTKHSPTVLVSLLLAGLLLAALLIGCYVLKHHRGHSTKGMKLDADFFLYHCLKKVSSRNWQ
- the si:ch211-286o17.1 gene encoding uncharacterized protein si:ch211-286o17.1 isoform X3; its protein translation is MPAVSLRRNGDWMKLGFTLVVSMWICHDAVNCQNDFQFLGEKDQDDLDELLKSITSPPRIRYFTETWWQQYTRKDETRGDDIFTDLPDVSEMEYSDVESVTSVYRVHKAEIHCVEKEKINNRDAVKITLNHASNCALTKVKILNALPDICKTDCKIEFFQEENSKQVIMSGKTIEDDAQAMAMTLNKEKVKKKMDLKEAVPYWTKHSPTVLVSLLLAGLLLAALLIGCYVLKHHRGHSTKGMKLPQEPQAPKPSINGESPDGGKCQAPPTNGHQTTKSPMADTEL
- the si:ch211-286o17.1 gene encoding uncharacterized protein si:ch211-286o17.1 isoform X2, giving the protein MPAVSLRRNGDWMKLGFTLVVSMWICHDAVNCQNDFQFLGEKDQDDLDELLKSITSPPRIRYFTETWWQQYTNLPDVSEMEYSDVESVTSVYRVHKAEIHCVEKEKINNRDAVKITLNHASNCALTKVKILNALPDICKTDCKIEFFQEENSKQVIMSGKTIEDDAQAMAMTLNKEKVKKKMDLKEAVPYWTKHSPTVLVSLLLAGLLLAALLIGCYVLKHHRGHSTKGMKLADETFQVDEENQGNTLVSVAPLQPQEPQAPKPSINGESPDGGKCQAPPTNGHQTTKSPMADTEL
- the si:ch211-286o17.1 gene encoding uncharacterized protein si:ch211-286o17.1 isoform X1, translating into MPAVSLRRNGDWMKLGFTLVVSMWICHDAVNCQNDFQFLGEKDQDDLDELLKSITSPPRIRYFTETWWQQYTRKDETRGDDIFTDLPDVSEMEYSDVESVTSVYRVHKAEIHCVEKEKINNRDAVKITLNHASNCALTKVKILNALPDICKTDCKIEFFQEENSKQVIMSGKTIEDDAQAMAMTLNKEKVKKKMDLKEAVPYWTKHSPTVLVSLLLAGLLLAALLIGCYVLKHHRGHSTKGMKLADETFQVDEENQGNTLVSVAPLQPQEPQAPKPSINGESPDGGKCQAPPTNGHQTTKSPMADTEL